One window of the Methanocaldococcus vulcanius M7 genome contains the following:
- the cofH gene encoding 5-amino-6-(D-ribitylamino)uracil--L-tyrosine 4-hydroxyphenyl transferase CofH: MDLEKFKEREISKKEALELFEDDEYIFDLFKLADELRKESVGKIITYVVNRNINFTNICTGNCKFCAFKANETDKKAYFLNIDEIAKRAVEAKKLGCTEVCIQGGLHPKIDTYYQAEILRAVHEATKPYGDIHIHAFSPMEVYFGAENAGLTIKEALKILKENGLNSMPGTAAEILDDEIRKELCPNKLKTREWIYIIKEAHKLGIPTTATMMYGHIDEYKHWVNHLFIIKEIQQETNGFTEFVPLSFMHKYAPIYREGRARAGATGIEDLKVFAISRIIFNGILRNIQASWVKLGKKMVQVALRCGANDVGGTLIEENISKSAGAEHGVYMSVEEIKDMIRRVGLIPKERTTLYKILD, translated from the coding sequence ATGGATTTAGAAAAATTTAAAGAGAGAGAAATATCAAAAAAAGAAGCATTAGAGTTATTTGAGGATGATGAATACATATTTGATCTATTCAAATTAGCAGACGAGTTAAGAAAAGAGAGTGTCGGAAAAATCATTACCTATGTGGTTAACAGAAATATAAACTTCACAAATATCTGCACTGGAAACTGCAAATTCTGTGCATTTAAAGCAAATGAAACTGATAAAAAGGCATATTTTTTAAATATCGATGAGATTGCTAAGAGGGCAGTTGAAGCAAAAAAACTCGGATGCACGGAGGTGTGTATTCAAGGGGGCTTACATCCAAAAATTGATACTTATTATCAAGCAGAGATTTTAAGGGCAGTTCATGAAGCAACGAAACCCTATGGGGATATACATATACACGCATTCTCTCCAATGGAAGTTTACTTCGGAGCTGAAAATGCTGGCTTAACTATAAAAGAAGCATTAAAGATATTGAAGGAGAATGGCTTAAACAGCATGCCAGGAACTGCGGCGGAGATTTTAGATGATGAAATTAGGAAAGAACTATGCCCTAATAAATTAAAAACAAGAGAATGGATTTATATAATTAAGGAGGCGCATAAATTAGGAATTCCTACAACTGCAACCATGATGTATGGACATATTGATGAATATAAGCACTGGGTTAATCATCTTTTTATAATTAAAGAAATTCAGCAAGAGACAAATGGCTTTACTGAATTCGTTCCTTTATCATTTATGCATAAATATGCCCCAATTTATAGAGAGGGAAGAGCAAGAGCTGGAGCTACAGGAATTGAGGACTTGAAAGTTTTTGCGATTAGTAGAATTATTTTTAATGGCATTTTAAGAAATATTCAAGCATCGTGGGTAAAGTTAGGAAAAAAGATGGTTCAAGTTGCTTTAAGATGTGGAGCCAACGATGTTGGTGGCACTTTAATAGAAGAGAATATCTCAAAAAGTGCAGGGGCAGAGCATGGGGTTTATATGAGTGTTGAGGAAATTAAAGACATGATCAGGAGAGTTGGGCTTATTCCTAAAGAGAGAACTACCTTGTATAAAATTCTGGACTAA
- a CDS encoding CBS domain-containing protein yields the protein MLVKDVMKKPITVKDNDDLTEVIKLFREKRISGAPVLNDDGELVGIISESDIIKTLTTHDEDLNLILPSPLDLIELPLKTAIKIEEFKEDLKKALKTKVKDVMTKDVVVAKPDMTINDAAKLMVEHKIKRLPVVDEDGKLIGIITRGDIIEALV from the coding sequence ATGTTAGTAAAAGACGTTATGAAAAAACCAATAACAGTAAAGGATAATGATGACTTAACAGAGGTAATAAAACTATTTAGAGAAAAGAGAATAAGCGGGGCTCCTGTATTAAACGATGATGGAGAATTGGTTGGAATCATATCTGAAAGTGATATAATAAAAACACTTACGACCCATGACGAGGACTTGAATCTAATTCTCCCATCTCCTTTGGACTTGATAGAACTTCCACTTAAAACTGCTATAAAAATAGAAGAATTTAAAGAGGATCTAAAAAAAGCCCTAAAAACAAAAGTCAAAGATGTGATGACAAAAGATGTAGTGGTTGCAAAGCCAGACATGACTATAAACGACGCTGCAAAATTGATGGTTGAACATAAAATAAAAAGATTGCCAGTAGTTGATGAAGACGGGAAACTCATCGGAATAATAACAAGAGGAGATATAATAGAAGCATTAGTTTAA
- the comC gene encoding L-sulfolactate dehydrogenase, with protein sequence MILTPESEKKLIIDVLKKFDIPEEDAKITAEVFVDADLKGFTSHGIGRFPQYITALKVGNINPKPNIKVVKESPATAVIDGDLGLGQVIGKKAMELAIKKAKNVGVGVVATRNANHFGIAGYYSELAMNNDMIGITITNTEPAMAPFGGKEKILGTNPIAIAFKGNKYKFSLDMATASIARGKILEALRKKLNIPEGCAVDKDGKPTTDPVKALEGCILPFGGPKGYGLALAIEMLSAIGGAEVGTKVKGTANPEEKCTKGDLFIVINPEFFMGKEEFKRKVDELLEEIKTSEPAEGFEILIPGEIEERNKMKRKDGFEIDKNLYEQLKEICNELGLDIDNYLIY encoded by the coding sequence ATGATCTTAACACCAGAAAGTGAAAAAAAACTAATAATTGACGTTTTAAAGAAATTTGATATTCCAGAAGAAGATGCAAAAATAACAGCAGAGGTTTTTGTTGACGCGGATTTGAAGGGTTTTACATCGCATGGAATCGGAAGATTTCCACAATATATAACTGCTTTAAAAGTTGGAAATATAAACCCAAAGCCAAACATAAAAGTTGTTAAAGAAAGTCCTGCAACAGCAGTGATAGATGGAGATCTTGGCTTGGGGCAAGTTATAGGGAAAAAAGCGATGGAATTAGCAATAAAAAAAGCAAAAAATGTTGGAGTTGGGGTTGTTGCTACAAGAAATGCCAATCATTTTGGTATCGCTGGCTATTATTCAGAATTAGCTATGAATAACGATATGATCGGGATAACAATAACAAATACAGAACCAGCTATGGCTCCTTTTGGAGGTAAAGAGAAAATTTTAGGAACAAACCCCATAGCCATCGCTTTTAAAGGCAATAAATATAAGTTCTCCTTGGATATGGCCACTGCTTCAATTGCAAGAGGAAAGATTTTAGAAGCACTGAGAAAAAAATTAAATATTCCAGAAGGTTGTGCTGTGGATAAAGATGGAAAGCCAACGACAGATCCTGTCAAGGCATTGGAGGGCTGTATACTTCCGTTTGGAGGGCCTAAGGGATATGGTTTAGCGTTAGCCATTGAAATGTTATCTGCCATTGGAGGAGCTGAGGTAGGAACCAAAGTTAAAGGAACAGCAAATCCCGAGGAAAAATGCACCAAAGGGGATTTATTTATTGTTATAAATCCTGAATTTTTTATGGGAAAAGAGGAATTTAAAAGAAAGGTTGATGAATTGTTAGAAGAGATTAAAACATCAGAACCAGCAGAGGGCTTTGAAATATTGATCCCTGGAGAAATAGAGGAAAGAAATAAAATGAAAAGGAAAGATGGATTTGAAATTGATAAAAATCTATATGAGCAGTTAAAAGAAATATGTAATGAGTTGGGGCTTGATATTGACAATTATTTAATATACTAA
- the hemC gene encoding hydroxymethylbilane synthase gives MLRIGTRGSKLALYQANKVAELLKNLGYEVEIIIKKTTGDKILNKKLSEIGIGVFTKELDLALMNNEIDIAVHSFKDVPTIWNENLMIGAVLERDSYYDLIIWDKNKDLELDKEITVGTSSIRRRSFLKAMYPNVKFKLLRGNVDTRLKKLKEGQYDAIVLSEAGIIRLNIDLSDFNYRRLDITPSPAQGVIAVACRRDDNKIKKILERINHKKTFLECLCERTALNEFGGGCSVPFGALSIYDEDKKILTLKATVFLNGKLKHASGKINCEIDDLDSAITLGKTIGKRLKDLEN, from the coding sequence ATGTTAAGAATTGGAACAAGAGGTAGTAAATTAGCATTGTATCAGGCAAATAAAGTAGCCGAGTTATTAAAAAATCTTGGGTATGAAGTGGAAATAATAATAAAAAAAACCACAGGGGATAAAATATTAAATAAAAAGCTATCTGAAATTGGAATAGGTGTTTTTACAAAAGAACTTGACTTGGCATTAATGAATAACGAGATTGATATTGCAGTTCATAGCTTTAAAGATGTTCCAACTATTTGGAATGAAAATTTAATGATAGGGGCGGTTTTAGAGAGAGATAGTTATTATGATCTAATAATTTGGGATAAAAATAAAGATTTAGAATTAGATAAAGAAATAACTGTTGGAACATCAAGTATAAGGAGAAGATCTTTTTTAAAAGCAATGTATCCAAATGTAAAATTTAAATTATTAAGAGGAAACGTCGATACACGCTTAAAAAAGTTAAAAGAAGGACAGTATGATGCGATAGTTCTCTCAGAGGCGGGAATCATTAGATTGAATATAGATCTTTCTGATTTTAATTATAGAAGGTTAGATATAACACCTTCTCCTGCTCAGGGAGTTATTGCCGTTGCATGTAGGAGAGATGATAATAAAATAAAAAAAATTTTAGAAAGAATAAATCATAAAAAAACTTTTTTAGAATGTTTATGCGAGAGAACTGCCTTAAACGAATTTGGAGGAGGATGTAGCGTCCCATTTGGGGCATTGTCTATTTATGACGAAGATAAAAAAATTTTAACATTAAAAGCTACGGTCTTTTTAAATGGGAAGTTAAAACACGCCTCAGGAAAAATTAATTGTGAGATCGATGATCTTGATAGTGCAATTACATTGGGAAAGACAATTGGAAAACGATTAAAAGATTTAGAAAATTAA
- the feoB gene encoding ferrous iron transport protein B, translated as MEYEIALIGNPNVGKSTIFNALTGENVYIGNWAGVTVEKKVGEMEYDGKKFKIVDLPGVYSLTANSIDEIVARDYLINENPDLVVNIADATALERNLYLTLQLMEIGADLLLALNKMDLANNLGISVDVKKLEDILGIKVVPLSASKKIGIDDLKKAIVEAVEEKRKKGENLKRKDKYSIKYPHLETYIKRLSSIIEKDEALKKYNPRYLAIKLIENDEYINEMVKNSKIWKDLEPVLNDIKKELSKKYGEPELAVVEERYKIIDRIVKDVVKKTSGKLTTTEMLDDVLTDEKIGTLLIIPFLWMLFKFTFDASKPFSEIIQYIFASLSTFIKTSISNKFLASLLADGVISGVGAVLTFFPILAFLFFAISFLEDSGYMARIPFIMDRVMNKFGLPGKAVIPMVMGFGCNVPAIMATRTIENREDRILTILINPLLSCSARLPIYALFAGALFSKYQGVVILSMYALGVILALLTALMFRRLIFKTSPAYLIVELPQYHIPHLNVVLKNTWERVYDFLKKAGTVIVFGVVLVWFLSVYGPSGYLGDEVFNNPNLIAHSYVAIIGKMLTPLFAPMGWDWRACSALVFGIIAKEVVVGSLAMLYGAGENLSNVIAHAFSPISAYAFMAFCLIYLPCIATLAVIKNEIGWKWALFAVAYEMILAYVVALLISVIGHFLFG; from the coding sequence ATGGAATACGAGATCGCTTTAATAGGTAATCCAAATGTTGGAAAATCAACGATATTTAATGCTTTAACTGGGGAAAATGTATACATTGGAAACTGGGCAGGAGTTACAGTTGAAAAAAAAGTTGGAGAAATGGAATATGATGGAAAAAAATTTAAAATAGTAGATCTCCCCGGAGTTTACAGCTTAACAGCAAACTCGATCGATGAAATTGTTGCAAGGGACTACTTAATAAACGAAAATCCAGATCTTGTGGTTAATATTGCAGATGCAACTGCCTTGGAAAGAAATCTATACTTAACACTTCAACTTATGGAAATTGGAGCGGATCTTTTATTAGCATTAAATAAGATGGATTTAGCAAATAACTTGGGCATAAGTGTAGATGTAAAAAAATTAGAAGATATTTTAGGAATTAAAGTAGTTCCTCTCTCTGCATCCAAAAAAATAGGTATTGACGATTTAAAAAAAGCGATAGTTGAAGCCGTTGAAGAAAAAAGAAAAAAAGGAGAAAATTTAAAAAGAAAAGATAAATATTCTATAAAATACCCACATCTTGAAACATACATTAAAAGATTATCTTCAATTATAGAGAAGGATGAGGCATTAAAAAAATACAACCCGAGATATTTGGCAATAAAACTAATCGAAAATGATGAATATATAAATGAAATGGTAAAGAATAGCAAAATTTGGAAAGATTTGGAGCCAGTATTAAATGATATAAAAAAAGAACTTTCAAAAAAATATGGAGAGCCCGAATTAGCGGTAGTAGAAGAAAGATATAAAATTATAGACAGGATTGTTAAGGACGTTGTAAAAAAGACATCTGGAAAGTTAACGACAACAGAGATGCTCGATGATGTATTAACAGACGAAAAAATTGGAACTCTATTAATTATTCCATTTTTATGGATGTTATTTAAATTTACATTCGATGCTTCAAAACCTTTTTCGGAGATAATACAGTATATATTTGCAAGTTTATCAACGTTTATTAAAACATCAATATCAAACAAATTCCTCGCTTCACTGTTAGCAGATGGGGTTATCTCAGGAGTGGGGGCAGTGTTAACGTTCTTTCCAATACTTGCATTTTTATTTTTTGCAATATCGTTCTTAGAGGATAGCGGATACATGGCAAGAATTCCTTTTATAATGGACAGAGTAATGAATAAATTCGGACTTCCGGGAAAGGCAGTTATTCCAATGGTTATGGGTTTTGGATGTAATGTTCCTGCAATAATGGCTACGAGAACTATCGAGAATAGAGAAGATAGAATTTTAACCATACTAATAAACCCCCTCCTCTCCTGCTCTGCACGTCTTCCAATATATGCATTATTTGCAGGAGCACTGTTTTCTAAGTATCAAGGAGTTGTAATCCTAAGTATGTATGCTCTTGGAGTGATCTTAGCATTATTAACTGCTTTGATGTTTAGAAGATTGATTTTTAAAACATCTCCGGCATATTTGATTGTAGAACTTCCACAATATCACATTCCACATTTAAACGTGGTCTTAAAAAATACATGGGAGAGAGTTTATGACTTTTTAAAGAAAGCAGGGACAGTTATAGTGTTTGGAGTAGTTTTAGTTTGGTTCCTGTCTGTCTATGGCCCATCGGGCTACTTGGGAGATGAGGTATTTAACAACCCAAATCTGATCGCTCATTCGTATGTGGCAATTATAGGAAAAATGCTAACTCCATTATTTGCTCCAATGGGATGGGATTGGAGGGCTTGTTCTGCATTAGTTTTTGGAATTATTGCAAAGGAAGTGGTTGTTGGAAGTTTGGCAATGTTATACGGAGCCGGAGAAAACCTCTCAAATGTTATTGCTCATGCATTTTCTCCAATATCGGCATATGCTTTTATGGCATTCTGCTTAATCTATCTCCCATGTATAGCAACACTTGCAGTCATCAAAAATGAAATTGGATGGAAATGGGCATTGTTTGCAGTTGCATATGAGATGATACTTGCATATGTAGTTGCTCTCTTAATATCAGTGATTGGGCATTTCTTGTTTGGATAA
- a CDS encoding diphthine--ammonia ligase — MEVAVLYSGGKDSNYALYWALKQGFDVKYLVNVESENKESYMFHIPNVHLTELSSKAVEIPLVKLYTKGEKEKEVEDLKKGLKKLDVEGIITGAVASVYQKSRIDKICEELGLKSFSPLWHKDPEWILRTVSELFDVRIVGVYAYGLGKEWLGKRIDENNIDELLRICEKYGIHKAFEGGEAETFVFDAPMFKKRIEVVEAEIEWHETWGVYHIKKAKLVDKE, encoded by the coding sequence ATGGAAGTTGCTGTTCTTTATTCTGGAGGTAAGGACTCTAATTATGCTTTATATTGGGCATTAAAGCAGGGGTTCGATGTTAAATATTTAGTAAATGTTGAAAGTGAAAACAAAGAAAGTTATATGTTTCATATTCCAAATGTGCACTTAACTGAACTAAGTTCAAAGGCCGTTGAAATTCCGTTAGTAAAACTATATACAAAAGGAGAAAAAGAGAAAGAGGTTGAGGATTTAAAAAAAGGGCTAAAAAAATTAGACGTTGAAGGAATTATAACTGGGGCTGTTGCAAGTGTTTATCAAAAATCACGAATAGATAAAATTTGCGAAGAATTAGGTTTAAAATCCTTCTCTCCATTATGGCATAAAGATCCAGAGTGGATTTTAAGAACTGTTAGCGAACTTTTCGATGTTAGGATTGTGGGAGTTTATGCTTATGGTTTGGGAAAAGAATGGTTAGGAAAGAGAATAGATGAAAATAATATTGATGAACTACTAAGAATATGTGAAAAATATGGGATACACAAAGCATTTGAAGGTGGAGAAGCGGAAACATTTGTTTTTGATGCACCCATGTTTAAAAAGAGGATCGAAGTTGTAGAAGCGGAGATAGAGTGGCATGAAACCTGGGGTGTTTATCATATAAAAAAGGCAAAATTGGTTGATAAAGAGTAA
- a CDS encoding selenocysteine-specific translation elongation factor, with amino-acid sequence MEGLTVGLFGHIEGVGKELGKKGTSTDITLYNYKQGEKAICYVEPTRYPDRINPLIYCINMMDYALVFINEITGELGETLLALDMFGVDRGSFVIGEYVDLEMLKNIISQTTMKNFDIMEKDFITLREKMINLEIERDYSAPIKIPIDHYFTVRSVGTVVLGKVETGTVKVHDELRVYPTDNVAMVRSIQIHDNDFKEAKAGNRVGLALKGVSTDDLDRGMILSNGELGVADALTLNMNWNPFMQKSVKEGEHYQIIVGLQSVPCVVEKVDDKKLEISLQKKVVYDKEDKFCLVDGSAKIRILGIGSLG; translated from the coding sequence ATGGAAGGTTTAACAGTAGGGTTGTTTGGACATATTGAAGGCGTAGGAAAAGAATTAGGAAAAAAAGGAACTTCAACAGATATAACACTATACAACTACAAGCAGGGAGAAAAGGCAATCTGTTATGTTGAACCAACAAGGTATCCTGATAGAATAAATCCTTTAATATACTGTATAAATATGATGGACTACGCATTAGTTTTTATAAATGAGATAACAGGAGAATTGGGAGAGACACTTTTAGCATTGGATATGTTTGGAGTTGATAGAGGAAGTTTTGTTATTGGAGAGTATGTGGACTTGGAAATGTTAAAGAACATTATTTCTCAGACAACAATGAAAAATTTCGATATAATGGAGAAAGATTTTATAACCCTCAGAGAGAAGATGATAAATTTAGAAATTGAGAGAGATTACTCTGCTCCAATTAAAATACCAATTGATCACTACTTCACTGTAAGAAGTGTTGGGACAGTAGTGCTGGGAAAAGTGGAAACAGGAACAGTGAAGGTTCATGATGAGCTTAGGGTCTATCCGACAGACAATGTTGCAATGGTTAGAAGTATACAGATTCACGATAACGATTTTAAAGAAGCAAAAGCTGGAAATAGAGTAGGTTTGGCTTTGAAAGGAGTATCGACTGACGATTTGGATAGAGGAATGATCTTATCTAATGGAGAGTTAGGTGTTGCAGATGCTTTAACCTTGAATATGAACTGGAATCCTTTCATGCAAAAAAGCGTAAAAGAGGGAGAACACTATCAAATTATTGTAGGACTGCAAAGTGTTCCTTGCGTGGTTGAGAAAGTAGATGACAAAAAACTGGAAATTTCACTTCAAAAAAAGGTAGTTTACGATAAAGAGGACAAGTTCTGTTTAGTGGATGGAAGTGCTAAGATCAGAATACTGGGAATTGGTTCATTGGGTTAG
- a CDS encoding beta-ribofuranosylaminobenzene 5'-phosphate synthase produces the protein MRIQTPSRIHMGLIDLNGSIGRVDGGIGLSLEEPNIKIKGKESNDISIEFEKNLIEKFGEEYLLSIKQRAKTIAERILNFINENGVDLKITSLFPAHSGLGSGTQLALGIGKLISKLYNRDLNGYEIAKIAGRGGTSGIGIGAFEYGGFLIDGGHSFGKGKDKEDFKPSSASKGVKPAPIIFRHEFDWDVVLIIPKGEHVYGKKEVDIFKKYCPVPLNDVEKICHLVLMKMMPAVVEKNLDDFGEVVNKLQYLGFKKVELSLQSDIVKNLINELHKDVYAGLSSFGPTIYAFGDKKLIIEKVNNVFDKYGVYGDIIITKVNNIGYKIF, from the coding sequence ATGAGAATTCAAACCCCTTCAAGAATTCACATGGGTTTAATTGATTTGAACGGATCTATTGGAAGAGTTGATGGAGGAATTGGTTTATCCTTGGAAGAACCGAATATAAAAATTAAAGGAAAAGAAAGTAATGATATATCTATTGAATTTGAAAAAAATTTGATTGAAAAATTTGGAGAAGAATACCTCTTATCCATAAAACAAAGAGCAAAAACGATTGCAGAAAGGATCTTAAATTTTATCAATGAAAATGGGGTGGACTTGAAAATAACGTCCTTATTTCCTGCCCATTCTGGTTTAGGTAGTGGCACCCAGTTAGCGTTAGGTATTGGGAAATTAATCTCAAAACTCTACAACAGAGACCTAAACGGATATGAAATTGCCAAGATTGCAGGTAGAGGAGGAACTTCAGGTATTGGAATAGGAGCTTTTGAGTATGGAGGATTTTTAATTGATGGAGGGCATAGTTTCGGTAAAGGTAAAGATAAAGAGGATTTTAAACCCTCTTCAGCTTCAAAAGGGGTTAAACCAGCACCAATAATATTTAGACATGAGTTTGATTGGGATGTTGTATTAATAATTCCAAAAGGAGAGCATGTTTATGGGAAAAAAGAAGTAGACATATTTAAAAAATACTGCCCAGTTCCTTTAAATGACGTTGAAAAAATCTGCCATTTAGTTTTAATGAAGATGATGCCGGCAGTTGTTGAAAAAAATTTGGATGATTTTGGAGAAGTTGTTAATAAACTTCAATATCTTGGATTTAAAAAAGTTGAGCTCTCTTTACAATCAGATATTGTTAAAAATTTAATTAACGAATTGCATAAAGATGTTTATGCAGGACTTTCAAGCTTTGGTCCAACAATTTATGCCTTTGGAGATAAAAAATTAATCATTGAAAAAGTTAATAATGTTTTTGATAAATATGGAGTTTATGGAGATATAATTATAACCAAGGTAAATAATATCGGATACAAGATTTTCTAA
- the larC gene encoding nickel pincer cofactor biosynthesis protein LarC: protein MFLLDPFSGISGDMFISAMIDFVDREEMIKTIKKVIDVDIEVKKVKKCHILANKINIIPKKESYNIKTYKDIKNLIKTSDIPKNVKISSLEILKILAGAESKVHDVDIEKVHFHEVGNYDTVVDVIGASYIINKLQLKDNCLYKPINLGGGFVKTKHGLMPVPAPATAEILKDLKTFFSDVNEELTTPTGASILKYINPKLVNGRSMVIKNVSYGAGDKDLEILNALRVFKVEKIDLKRVFVLESNVDDVPGEILGHLQDKLKGKVRDLHFIPTYMKKNRPAYTIKAIVDEDKVNEVAKSIMRETGSLGVRIYNVERIVSERSFETVKLFGEDVRIKIGKVDGEVISKKPEFEDLKKISEKYSIPIKKLYELVFSKEDEMVI from the coding sequence ATGTTCTTATTGGATCCGTTCTCGGGTATCAGCGGAGATATGTTTATATCTGCAATGATCGATTTTGTGGATAGGGAGGAGATGATCAAAACTATAAAAAAAGTTATAGATGTGGATATAGAAGTAAAAAAGGTAAAAAAATGCCATATATTAGCAAATAAGATAAATATCATTCCAAAAAAAGAAAGTTATAATATAAAAACCTATAAAGACATTAAAAACTTAATAAAAACTTCAGATATTCCCAAAAATGTAAAAATATCTTCATTGGAAATCCTAAAAATACTCGCTGGGGCTGAATCAAAAGTTCATGATGTCGATATTGAAAAAGTTCACTTTCATGAGGTTGGAAACTACGATACAGTTGTAGATGTTATAGGGGCATCTTACATTATAAACAAACTTCAACTAAAAGATAACTGCCTTTATAAACCAATTAACCTTGGAGGGGGCTTTGTAAAAACTAAACACGGTCTAATGCCAGTTCCCGCCCCAGCGACAGCTGAAATATTAAAAGATTTAAAGACGTTCTTCTCAGATGTAAATGAGGAGTTAACCACACCCACAGGTGCGTCGATTTTAAAATATATTAACCCAAAATTGGTTAATGGAAGATCTATGGTTATAAAAAATGTTTCCTATGGAGCAGGAGATAAAGATCTTGAAATACTAAATGCGTTAAGGGTTTTTAAAGTTGAAAAGATAGATTTAAAGAGGGTGTTTGTATTAGAGAGTAATGTAGATGACGTTCCTGGAGAGATACTTGGCCATCTGCAAGATAAGTTAAAAGGAAAAGTTAGAGATCTACACTTTATTCCAACGTATATGAAGAAGAATCGACCCGCATACACAATAAAAGCGATAGTCGATGAAGATAAAGTAAATGAAGTTGCCAAAAGTATAATGAGAGAAACTGGAAGTTTGGGGGTTAGAATCTATAATGTAGAGAGGATCGTTTCAGAGAGGAGTTTTGAAACCGTTAAATTATTTGGTGAGGATGTTAGAATAAAGATTGGAAAAGTTGATGGTGAAGTAATATCAAAAAAACCAGAATTTGAAGACCTAAAAAAAATATCGGAAAAATATTCTATCCCAATAAAGAAGTTGTATGAACTTGTCTTTTCAAAGGAGGATGAGATGGTTATTTAA
- the hisI gene encoding phosphoribosyl-AMP cyclohydrolase, protein MNVEETIKKLNLKFRDIDGERLILAITCDGNKNVLMVAFMNEEALKKTLETGYMHYYSTSRKKLWRKGEESGNVQKLIKFYRDCDGDALLFIVEQKGVACHEGYYSCFHYKIEDDDGLKITEEYYSKG, encoded by the coding sequence ATGAATGTAGAAGAGACAATAAAAAAACTAAATTTAAAATTCAGAGATATAGATGGAGAGAGGTTAATTTTAGCAATAACTTGCGATGGAAATAAGAATGTATTAATGGTTGCGTTTATGAATGAAGAGGCATTAAAAAAGACGTTGGAGACAGGATATATGCATTACTATTCAACAAGTAGAAAAAAGTTATGGAGAAAAGGAGAGGAAAGTGGAAATGTCCAAAAATTAATAAAATTTTATAGGGACTGCGATGGAGATGCTTTATTATTTATAGTTGAGCAGAAGGGAGTTGCATGCCATGAAGGTTATTATTCTTGCTTCCATTATAAAATAGAAGATGATGATGGATTAAAAATAACTGAAGAATACTACTCCAAGGGATGA
- a CDS encoding FeoA family protein yields MYPLAFTKEGEEVVVKKIDAGSGATQRLTSMGINVGSKLKVVRNQNGPVIVSVRGSNIAIGRGLAMKIMCEKC; encoded by the coding sequence ATGTATCCGCTTGCGTTTACAAAGGAAGGAGAAGAGGTTGTAGTGAAAAAGATCGATGCAGGGTCAGGAGCAACGCAGAGATTGACGAGTATGGGGATAAATGTTGGAAGTAAATTAAAAGTGGTTAGGAATCAGAATGGTCCAGTGATCGTTTCCGTTAGAGGAAGCAATATTGCAATAGGAAGAGGTTTAGCAATGAAGATCATGTGTGAAAAATGCTGA
- a CDS encoding metal-dependent transcriptional regulator, with product MSQSVEDYLERIYLFVKENNRPVKTTELAKLLNIKPSAVTNMAKRLHKLGYVYYEPYIGITLTEKGMKKAEKIFEKHKTIKLFLTEFLGLDEETASEEACKLEHALSDEILKRLKEFMENFNKNK from the coding sequence ATGTCTCAGAGTGTAGAAGATTACTTGGAAAGAATCTATCTATTCGTAAAAGAAAACAATAGACCAGTTAAAACTACGGAATTAGCAAAATTACTGAATATAAAGCCATCAGCAGTTACAAACATGGCAAAAAGATTACACAAATTAGGGTATGTCTATTATGAGCCATATATTGGAATAACTCTAACCGAAAAGGGAATGAAAAAAGCAGAAAAGATTTTTGAAAAACACAAAACAATAAAACTATTTTTAACAGAATTTTTAGGTCTTGACGAAGAGACCGCCTCAGAGGAAGCTTGTAAATTAGAACATGCTTTATCAGATGAAATATTAAAAAGATTAAAAGAGTTTATGGAAAATTTCAATAAAAATAAGTAA